A region from the Fundulus heteroclitus isolate FHET01 chromosome 22, MU-UCD_Fhet_4.1, whole genome shotgun sequence genome encodes:
- the zmiz1a gene encoding zinc finger MIZ domain-containing protein 1a isoform X4, producing the protein MQPSMNSMKPGLTHSDGSFPYDSVPWQQNTNQPPGGSLSVVTTVWGVTNTSQSQVLCNPMANSNNHMNPGGNHMGSGMSASAAGLSSPQFSAQQQQFPNKGGSGQPYMQQGMYGRPGYPGGPGGYSGSYSGGPNAPHGGMGMSGHTRPPGDFTPPAAAAAAAAVAAAAATATATATATVAALQETQNKDMNQYGQMCPSFQMGPAPSYNSQFMNQPGPRGPPGGMNPAAMGSAMNNPNMSGPPMGMNQARTPGIGPFGGPSQRMPQQGYPGGPRQGIPMQGMKRPYPGEGGYGGQQFGPNSQFQPQQGQYPSSNPSRPLPSPNYPSQRMPVQQGQGQYPPGMPMGQYYKQEPFNGQSSGFTGGGYSYNQGSGPPRPGNYPHSPVPGNPTPPMTPGSSIPPYLSPNQDVKPPFPPDMKPNMTALPPPPGNPNEELRLTFPVRDGVVLEPFRLEHNLAVSNHVFHLRPSVHQTLMWRSDLELQFKCYHHEDRQMNTNWPASVQVSVNATPLTIERGDNKTSHKPLHLKHVCQPGRNTIQITVTACCCSHLFVLQLVHRPSVRSVLQGLLKKRLLPAEHCITKIKRNFSSVAASAGNTTLNGEDGVEQTAIKVSLKCPITFRRIQLPARGHDCKHVQCFDLESYLQLNCERGTWRCPVCNKTALLEGLEVDQYMWGILNAIQNSDFEEVTIDPTCSWRPVPIKSEVHIKEDPDGPLAKRFKTMSPSQMTMPNVMDMIAQLGPGPGHGPGPGPGPGPSSYPPHPGQHPSGNGGDYPGAGHSYHSQGSFDFPNGNPSGGGGGVGGGGGPPMNDFIHGPQLSHPPDGPGGLLPQDKPLSHAMNDAMSHSDQSHSSMQPSMHASPHAGSQSGPPLHHSGQSGQPLHHSGQSSQPPRQPQPQPQPQHPGQNSHPHGDLSFNPSSDAQLAQGAQDMPEPSLDLLPELANPEELLSYLDPPDLPANSNDDLLSLFENN; encoded by the exons ATGCAGCCCAGCATGAACAGCATGAAGCCTGGTCTCACACACAG CGATGGATCCTTTCCTTATGACTCTGTCCCCTGGCAACAAAACACCAACCAGCCCCCAGGAGGGTCACTATCCGTGGTTACAACAGTGTGGGGTGTGACCAACACGTCACAGAGTCAG GTGCTGTGTAACCCTATGGCCAACAGCAACAACCACATGAACCCCGGGGGGAACCACATGGGATCGGGCATGTCTGCCAGCGCAGCGGGGCTCAGTTCGCCGCAGTTCAGcgcccagcagcagcagttccCAAACAAAGGAGGCTCTGGGCAGCCGTACATGCAGCAGGGCATGTACGGCAGGCCCGGCTACCCCGGCGGTCCTGGGGGATACAGCGGAAG TTACTCTGGTGGTCCAAACGCCCCTCATGGAGGTATGGGGATGAGCGGCCACACGCGCCCGCCTGGTGACTTCACTCccccggctgctgctgctgcggctgcggccgttgccgctgctgctgccacaGCCACGGCCACGGCGACCGCCACAGTGGCGGCTCTGCAGGAAACACAGAATAAAGACATGAACCAGTACGGTCAG ATGTGCCCGTCGTTCCAAATGGGCCCCGCACCGTCCTACAACAGCCAGTTCATGAACCAGCCGGGTCCACGGGGACCCCCTGGTGGTATGAATCCAGCCGCCATGGGCTCAGCCATGAACAACCCCAACATGAGCGGTCCTCCGATGGGCATGAACCAAGCTCGAACCCCAGGCATCGGACCCTTTGGAGGTCCCAGCCAGAGGATGCCTCAGCAAGGGTATCCTGGGGGCCCGCGACAGGGCATTCCCATGCAGGGGATGAAGAGGCCGTATCCTGGGGAG GGGGGCTATGGGGGTCAGCAGTTCGGGCCAAACAGCCAGTTCCAGCCGCAGCAGGGACAGTACCCGTCATCTAACCCGTCTCGGCCGCTGCCTTCGCCTAACTACCCCAGCCAGAGGATGCCTGTGCAGCAGGGCCAGGGACAGTACCCCCCTGGTATGCCCATGGGCCAGTACTACAAG CAAGAGCCCTTCAATGGTCAGAGCAGCGGCTTCACAGGAGGTGGATACTCCTATAACCAAGGCAGCGGG CCCCCCAGGCCGGGTAACTACCCCCACTCTCCGGTCCCTGGAAACCCGACTCCTCCCATGACCCCAGGAAGCAGTATTCCCCCTTACCTGTCGCCAAACCAGGACGTGAAGCCCCCGTTTCCACCTGACATGAAACCAAATATGACAGCACTTCCGCCCCCTCCGG GCAACCCGAATGAGGAGCTGCGGCTGACGTTCCCGGTCAGGGACGGGGTGGTGCTGGAGCCGTTCCGCCTGGAGCACAACCTGGCGGTCAGTAACCACGTCTTCCATCTGCGACCCTCCGTCCACCAGACGCTCATGTGGAG GTCCGACCTTGAACTCCAGTTTAAGTGCTACCACCACGAGGACAGGCAGATGAACACCAACTGGCCGGCCTCGGTTCAGGTCAGCGTCAACGCCACGCCGCTCACCATCGAGCGGGGCGACAACAAAACCTCCCACAAGCCGCTGCACCTAAAGCACGTTTGCCAGCCGGGGAGGAACACCATCCAGATCACCGTCACCGCCTGCTGCTGC TCCCACCTGTTTGTGCTGCAGCTGGTCCATCGGCCCTCTGTGCGCTCCGTCCTCCAGGGGCTCCTGAAGAAGAGGCTCCTTCCTGCCGAGCACTGCATCACCAAGA TTAAGAGGAACTTCAGCAGCGTAGCAGCGTCGGCGGGCAACACCACTCTCAACGGAGAGGACGGCGTGGAGCAGACGGCCATCAAAGTGTCGCTGAAATGTCCCATTACCTTTCGACGGATCCAGCTCCCCGCACGGGGGCACGACTGCAAGCACGTGCAG TGCTTCGATTTGGAGTCCTACTTGCAGCTCAACTGTGAGAGGGGGACATGGAGGTGTCCTGTGTGCAA TAAAACAGCATTACTAGAAGGTCTGGAGGTGGACCAGTATATGTGGGGTATCCTCAACGCCATCCAAAA CTCAGATTTCGAGGAGGTCACCATAGACCCCACGTGTAGCTGGAGGCCGGTTCCCATCAAGTCTGAGGTGCACATCAAGGAGGATCCAGATGGACCGCTGGCGAAGCGCTTTAAGACCATGAGCCCGAGTCAGATGACCATGCCCAACGTTATGGACATGATCGCTCAGCTGGGGCCCGGTCCAGGACACGGTCCAGGGCCCGGGCCAGGACCTGGTCCAAGTTCCTACCCGCCTCACCCTGGACAGCATCCCAGCGGAAATGGAGGAGATTACCCTGGAGCAG GCCACAGCTACCACAGTCAAGGTAGCTTCGACTTCCCCAACGGGAACCCATCTGGTGGCGGTGGTGGCgttggaggaggaggtggtccTCCTATGAATGATTTCATCCATGGCCCACAGCTCTCCCATCCTCCTGATGGACCTGGTGGTCTTCTCCCCCAGGACAAGCCCCTTAGCCACGCCATGAACGATGCA ATGTCCCATTCAGATCAGTCCCATAGCTCCATGCAGCCGAGCATGCATGCGTCTCCCCATGCTGGCAGCCAATCAGGGCCTCCCTTACATCACAGCGGCCAGTCAGGGCAGCCCCTGCATCACAGCGGCCAATCGTCGCAGCCTCCTCGCCAGCCGCAGCCCCAGCCGCAGCCTCAGCACCCTGGGCAGAACAGTCACCCCCACGGCGATCTGAGCTTTAACCCCTCCTCAGACGCGCAGCTGGCCCAGGGAGCCCAGGACATGCCCGAACCCTCCCTGGAT ctgcttccggagttgGCCAATCCGGAAGAGTTACTTTCCTACCTGGACCCTCCCGACCTGCCCGCCAACAGCAACGACGACCTACTCTCCCTTTTCGAGAACAACTAG